The Kribbella sp. NBC_00662 nucleotide sequence CGTCGGCATCACCGGCAACATCGACACCGGCCACAACTCATGCCTTCGGAAGCAGTACGCCGCCAACGCCTCCGACGCTCCACGCTCCCCCAGATAGCCGAGCGTCCGCAGCTCCGAACGCCGGCCAGGCACCCGCTCGACCGCCTGGTTCGCCAAGAAGATCCCAAATCCATGGAACACCGCGAACAGATCAGCAACCGCCTCAGCATCCTGCCGCTGCCGGTCGATCAGGTGATACCCCCACAGCACCTCATGCCCGAGCTCATGAGCCGTCGCAGCAACCACCGCGGACGGATCCGCAAGCACATCGGCCGACAGCATCACCGCAGTCCCGTCGAGACCGCCGCTGCGCAGATCCAGCCAGCACGCGCGCGATCCGCTCCCCGGCGGTTTCGCCCAAACAGCCTCGGCGCGATCGCACAGCTCGGCCCGCCGATCGAGGTCGGTCTCCCGGACGATCGCCGTACTGCGATTCACCTCGGCCAGCAGCTCCCGCTCGGCCAGCACACCGATCTCCGCCGCGAGACCGCTGGCGGCCAGAGCATCCACCTCCGCTGCCGTCATCGTTGCCTTGAGCCCCGACACGGCGACGATCTCCGCCCGCTGCTCGGCTCTGAGCCGGCGAACTGCGGTACTTCGAGCGGCCACGCGGACCTCGTCCATCCGGAAGCTGAACCGGATGCGATCGTCCGGCACCTCCATCCACGCGCACACCTTCAGGCAAAGCTCACGAGCCGCGCGCTCCGAGCCGTCGTACCCGCGGGGCACGAACTCGCTCGGCACCACCGGCGGACGACGCAGCGGTTCGACCCCGAACCGTCCGGTCAGCCAGTCGAGCGTGTCTTCGATCCATTGTTCGGGTCCCCCAGGCAGCATGACCTTCGGCCCGTACAGCAGCTCACGGTCCCGTTGCCGGCGCCGCCACGCACCGATCAGATTCATACCGAACTGACGCGACCGATCAGCGCCGCGTTCCATCCCGACTGTTGCGGTTGGATCACCAGCCGAGGACGCTCGGCGGACCTCCGATCAACTCGTCGAGCCGTGCGACGAAGCGGGTGCGAGGCTCAGGATCGAGGGCCAGCTGCCAGGCCGGAAGCAGCGGACCGTCCCGCAGCAGCCGATGCTGCTGGAAGCGGTACGCCGCGAGCGCCTCCGCGACTGCCGTCTCGCCGAGGTACCCGAACGTCTCCACGGTCGGCGTCCCGAGCGTCGTCTCGTCGAGGGCCGCGTTGGCGTGCGCGATACCGAACCCGTGCAGCACTGCGAACAGATCGGTCAGCGGCTCCCGCAGTACGCCGGTCGCACCAGGCACGTCCGACGGCATCAGCACCTGATGCCCGAGCTCATGCGACACAGCCGCGATGAGAACGGTCGGATCCGCGAGTACGTCGGAGCCGAGCATGACCGCGGTATATCCAGGCAGCAGCTCGACCCCAGGCAGGCAATAGGTCAGGTCGGTCCATCTCCCGGCGCGCGACGACTCCCTCCCAGCAGCCTCGGGCTCAGGTCGCTCGCGCCACGCCGACAGCTCGACCCGACGCACCGGATCCGGCTCGGCCGCGATCTCCCGGCAACGCACCAACTCGGTGAGGAAGTCGAGGAACGCGAACCGCTGGATCTCCGGCAGCAGCCCGACCTCGGCACCGTCAGGATCCTCCGGCGCATCGGTCCCGGCGCCGCACTCCACCAGCAGTTCGGCAAGCCGGGCGACCGCATCGAAGTCGGCCGATCCGCGAGTGCCAAGGACCCGTCGGTGGGTCCGAACAGCGGCGACGTCCTCCGGCGCAGCCCCACGAAACGCGGGCAGGCTCTGGGCGACGAAAGCATCGGCGAGCGTTGCCCCCAGCAACTGCCCGGCCTCGACCACCTTCTCCAGCTGGAAACTGAACCGTATCCGCCCAGCCGGGATCCCCATCCGCTCAGCAACCAGCAGGCACAACTCCCGACCAGCCGCCTCCGACCCGTCATAGCCGGCCGGAACGAACTCCCCCGGTACGACGGCGGGCCGGCGCAGCGGGTCGGTCCCGAAATGCTCGATCAGCAACCGCAGCGACTCCTCGACCCATTGCCGCGCCCCATCCGGCAACTCGACCTTCGGCGCCCGCACGAGATCGCTGAAGGACATGTCCATGCCCACTGCGACGTCCACCGACAGCATTGCGGTTCCGGCTACTTCAGCAGCAGTTTGCCCAGGCGGCGGGAGGCGACGTACATGCCGAGGGTCCCCATTGCGAGCAGGTACAACGCGTGGATGATGAGGAACCAGCCGACGGTGCCGGTGGTGAAGGCGCGCTCGAGGACGACACCCTGGTAGAGCGGCGTGATCTCGACCAGCCAGCGGATCGCGGCCGGGTAGGTCTCGACCGGGTAGAACGTGGCCGAGAACAGGAACATCGGCATGATCGCCAACTGCACGAACTCGAAGTCCTGCCAGCTGCGCATGAACGTGGTCAATGCCATCCCCGCGCCAGCGAACGCGAACCCGATCAGCACCGAGGCCGGCAGCGCGAGCAGCGCCCACCACGACGACACCAGCCCCATGATCAGCATGACCAGCACGAACATCGCCGAGTAGATCGCACCGCGCAGCAGTGCCCAGGTGATCTCGCCGGTCGCCACGTCCCACGGCCGCAGCGGTGTCGCGAGCATCGAGTCGTAGAGCTTGGCGTACTTCATCCGGAAGAAGATGTTGTACGTCGAGTCGAAGATCGCACCGTTCATCGCCGAGCTGGCCAGCATCGCGGGCGCGACGAACGCGGCGTACGCGATCTTGGTGCCGTCGGACAACGTGAAGTCACCGACGAGGTGAGCCACGCCGATGCCGATCGAGAGCAGGTAGAACACCGGCTCGAAGAACCCGGACAGGAACACGACCCACGACCGCCGGTACAGCAGGAAGTTCCGCTCGACGATGTGCCGGCCCCCGCCGAGCCGGACCGGAACCGGGACAACCCTCGCAGCAATAGTCGCCATCAGCGGATCAACCTCCGGGTGAAGCCGCGGACGGCGAGCCAGGTGCCGACCAGGAACCAGGCCAGCAGATAGACGACATTGACGAGTGCCAGCCACGGGTTGACCGTGCCGAGGCTGAGGTTGCGGGACAGGTCG carries:
- a CDS encoding ABC transporter permease — protein: MATIAARVVPVPVRLGGGRHIVERNFLLYRRSWVVFLSGFFEPVFYLLSIGIGVAHLVGDFTLSDGTKIAYAAFVAPAMLASSAMNGAIFDSTYNIFFRMKYAKLYDSMLATPLRPWDVATGEITWALLRGAIYSAMFVLVMLIMGLVSSWWALLALPASVLIGFAFAGAGMALTTFMRSWQDFEFVQLAIMPMFLFSATFYPVETYPAAIRWLVEITPLYQGVVLERAFTTGTVGWFLIIHALYLLAMGTLGMYVASRRLGKLLLK